A section of the Flavobacteriales bacterium genome encodes:
- a CDS encoding type IX secretion system membrane protein PorP/SprF, with amino-acid sequence MGSVIRGKMRRAAMVLAGCVAFMGTTQAQDPQFTQFYANPLYLNPAFAGTARCPRVVLNYRNQWPALTGTFVTTSASYDQHVDAILGGLGVLVTHDQAGKGTLNTTTASAIYSYQLAINRKFSMKFGAQATYFQKSLDWSKLTFGDQIDPRRGFIYTTNDVPRGGSVGNADFSAGVLGYSDIFFVGIAVHHLSEPNESLIVGTSRLPRKYTAHAGAAIPIGMKGKYGEARTRISPNILFQQQAQFRQLNLGLYVDHGPITAGIWYRTRDAFIALIGFHTERFKFGYSYDVTTSKLTTATAGSHEVSVQLQFNCKPKKRRFRVVACPTF; translated from the coding sequence ATGGGAAGCGTGATCAGGGGCAAGATGCGTCGTGCGGCCATGGTGCTGGCGGGATGCGTGGCATTCATGGGAACAACGCAGGCGCAGGACCCGCAGTTCACCCAGTTCTACGCCAATCCGCTCTACCTCAACCCGGCCTTCGCCGGCACGGCACGCTGCCCGCGGGTGGTGCTCAACTACCGCAATCAGTGGCCGGCCCTCACAGGCACCTTCGTCACCACCAGTGCGAGCTATGATCAACATGTGGATGCCATCCTTGGAGGGCTGGGGGTGCTGGTGACCCATGACCAGGCCGGCAAGGGCACGTTGAACACCACCACGGCCAGCGCGATCTACAGCTATCAGCTGGCCATCAACCGGAAGTTCAGCATGAAGTTCGGGGCCCAGGCCACCTACTTCCAGAAGTCGCTGGACTGGAGCAAGCTCACCTTCGGTGACCAGATCGACCCACGCCGCGGCTTCATTTACACCACCAACGATGTGCCCCGCGGCGGCTCGGTGGGCAATGCCGACTTCTCCGCTGGCGTTCTAGGCTACAGCGACATCTTCTTCGTGGGCATTGCCGTGCATCACCTCAGCGAACCGAACGAATCGCTCATCGTAGGCACTTCGCGCCTGCCGCGCAAGTACACCGCGCATGCCGGTGCGGCCATCCCCATTGGCATGAAGGGCAAGTATGGCGAGGCCAGGACGCGCATCTCCCCGAACATCCTCTTCCAGCAGCAGGCCCAGTTCCGCCAGTTGAACCTGGGCTTGTACGTGGACCACGGCCCCATCACCGCCGGCATCTGGTACCGCACGCGCGACGCCTTCATCGCCTTGATCGGATTCCACACCGAACGCTTCAAGTTCGGGTACAGCTACGACGTCACCACCTCCAAGCTCACCACGGCCACGGCCGGTTCGCACGAGGTCAGCGTCCAGCTCCAGTTCAACTGCAAGCCCAAGAAACGCCGCTTCCGCGTGGTCGCCTGCCCCACGTTCTGA
- a CDS encoding UDP-N-acetylmuramoyl-tripeptide--D-alanyl-D-alanine ligase — protein MTSIAQLHEAFLRCTGVCTDTRALAPGSLFVALRGPSFKANAFAAQALAGGCRHAMVDDPAVALDDRYLLVPDALKALQQLALHHRRRFAIPVVAITGTNGKTTTKELVHAVLAADRPTLATSGNLNNHIGVPLTLLRLTAEHRIAIIEMGANHVGDIAELMALAEPTHGLITNIGRAHLEGFGSYEGVVKAKTELFDFLRGHGGTLFVHADDPLLMTKSEGLARVTYGTGPNCDTRGRAVPGDGPFLELVFTGREGSEQRVRTRLIGGYNAPNALAAACIGQHFGVQDATIAQALADYTPANNRSQFTDTGRNQLVLDAYNANPSSMKAALENFAALPGARPKLAILGGMKELGADSRTEHEAVIALVRRLGLDAVYVGPEFTELAAPGSTAYTDVNAALDAFRRNPVEGGLILVKGSRGTKLEALVPAL, from the coding sequence ATGACCTCCATCGCCCAGCTCCACGAGGCCTTTCTGCGCTGCACCGGTGTGTGCACGGACACGCGCGCGCTGGCACCCGGCAGCCTTTTCGTGGCCCTCAGGGGACCCAGCTTCAAGGCCAACGCCTTCGCCGCGCAGGCCCTCGCCGGAGGCTGCCGCCACGCCATGGTGGATGACCCGGCCGTCGCCCTGGACGACCGTTACCTGCTGGTGCCCGACGCGCTGAAGGCCCTGCAACAGCTCGCCCTTCACCATCGTCGCCGCTTCGCCATCCCCGTGGTGGCCATCACCGGCACCAACGGCAAGACCACCACCAAGGAGCTGGTGCATGCGGTGCTGGCTGCGGACCGGCCCACCCTGGCCACCAGCGGCAACCTGAACAACCACATCGGCGTGCCGCTCACGCTGTTGCGCCTCACGGCCGAACACCGCATCGCCATCATCGAGATGGGCGCCAACCATGTGGGTGACATCGCCGAACTGATGGCCCTTGCCGAGCCCACCCACGGGCTCATCACCAACATCGGCCGTGCCCACCTGGAAGGCTTCGGCAGCTACGAGGGAGTGGTGAAGGCGAAGACCGAGCTGTTCGATTTCCTGCGCGGTCATGGCGGAACCCTGTTCGTGCACGCCGACGACCCACTGCTGATGACGAAGAGCGAAGGCCTCGCGCGCGTCACCTACGGCACTGGCCCGAACTGCGACACGCGCGGCCGGGCCGTACCCGGCGACGGTCCGTTCCTGGAACTGGTCTTCACCGGCCGGGAGGGATCGGAGCAACGGGTGCGCACACGGCTCATCGGCGGCTACAACGCGCCCAACGCGCTCGCGGCCGCATGCATCGGTCAGCACTTCGGCGTGCAGGATGCAACGATCGCGCAGGCCCTGGCGGACTACACGCCGGCCAACAACCGCAGTCAGTTCACCGACACGGGCCGCAACCAGTTGGTCCTGGACGCTTACAACGCCAACCCCAGCAGCATGAAGGCGGCGCTGGAGAACTTCGCCGCCCTGCCCGGCGCACGCCCCAAGCTGGCCATCCTGGGGGGCATGAAGGAACTGGGGGCCGACAGCCGCACGGAGCATGAGGCGGTGATCGCCCTGGTCCGCAGGCTCGGCCTGGACGCCGTGTACGTCGGGCCTGAGTTCACGGAGCTGGCAGCTCCAGGCAGCACAGCGTACACGGACGTCAACGCCGCACTGGACGCGTTCCGGCGGAACCCGGTGGAGGGAGGACTGATCCTTGTGAAGGGTTCCCGCGGAACGAAGCTCGAGGCGCTGGTTCCGGCGCTCTAG
- a CDS encoding acyl-CoA dehydrogenase: MNFELTEEQLAVQAAARDFAQNVLKPGVIERDREQRFPADEIRQLGELGFLGMMVSPEYGGGGMDTVSYVLAMEEISKVDASCSVVMSVNNSLVCWGLETFGNEEQKRKYLVPLAKGEKIGAFCLSEPEAGSDATSQRTTAVDMGDHYLLNGTKNWITNGGSASTYLVMAQTDVAKGHKGINCLIVEKGMPGFTVGAKEDKLGIRGSDTHTLMFQDVKVPKANRIGEDGFGFKFAMKTLSGGRIGIAAQALGIASGAYELALAYSKERSAFGKPIHQHQAIAFKLADMATEIEAARLLCLKAAWLKDTHGNYDLAGSMAKLFASEVAMRTTVEAVQVHGGYGYVKEYHVERLMRDAKITQIYEGTSEVQRIVIGRSVVG; the protein is encoded by the coding sequence ATGAACTTCGAGCTCACCGAGGAACAACTCGCCGTGCAGGCCGCCGCGCGCGACTTCGCCCAGAACGTGCTGAAGCCGGGGGTGATCGAGCGCGATCGCGAGCAGCGCTTCCCGGCGGACGAGATCCGGCAGCTGGGTGAACTGGGCTTCCTGGGGATGATGGTGAGCCCCGAGTACGGGGGCGGCGGCATGGACACCGTGAGCTATGTGCTGGCCATGGAGGAGATCAGCAAGGTGGACGCCAGCTGCTCAGTGGTGATGAGCGTGAACAACAGCCTGGTGTGCTGGGGACTGGAGACCTTCGGCAACGAGGAGCAGAAGCGCAAGTACCTGGTGCCCCTGGCCAAGGGCGAGAAGATCGGGGCCTTCTGCCTCAGCGAGCCCGAGGCCGGCAGCGACGCCACCAGCCAGCGCACCACCGCCGTGGACATGGGCGATCACTACCTGCTCAACGGAACCAAGAACTGGATCACCAACGGCGGCAGCGCCAGCACCTATCTGGTGATGGCCCAGACCGATGTGGCCAAGGGACACAAGGGCATCAACTGCCTCATCGTGGAGAAGGGCATGCCCGGCTTCACGGTGGGCGCCAAGGAGGACAAGCTGGGCATCCGGGGCAGCGACACGCACACGCTGATGTTCCAGGACGTGAAGGTGCCCAAGGCCAATCGCATCGGTGAGGACGGCTTCGGCTTCAAGTTCGCCATGAAGACGCTGAGCGGCGGCCGTATCGGCATCGCCGCTCAGGCCCTCGGCATCGCCAGCGGGGCCTATGAACTGGCGCTGGCCTACAGCAAGGAGCGCAGCGCCTTCGGCAAGCCCATCCATCAGCACCAGGCCATCGCCTTCAAGCTGGCCGACATGGCCACCGAGATCGAGGCCGCCCGCCTGCTGTGCCTGAAGGCCGCCTGGTTGAAGGACACCCACGGCAACTACGACCTGGCCGGCAGCATGGCCAAGCTCTTCGCCAGCGAGGTGGCCATGCGCACCACGGTGGAGGCGGTGCAGGTGCACGGCGGCTACGGGTACGTCAAGGAGTACCACGTGGAGCGCCTGATGCGCGACGCCAAGATCACGCAGATCTATGAGGGCACCAGCGAGGTGCAGCGCATCGTGATCGGAAGGAGCGTGGTGGGCTAG
- a CDS encoding anhydro-N-acetylmuramic acid kinase, giving the protein MVGDAGRPARVIGVMSGSSLDGLDLALCSFERSDDGWHGRIEQARTVPFPPALLARLRGAMDATALEAARLHRDLGDHIGEACRSLAAGGPVDLVCSHGHTLFHRPEEGLTAALGCGARIAVRSGMATVCDLRTTDVALGGQGAPLVPLAERLLFPGQEAFLNLGGIANLAVHRAGTTGYDIGPCNQALDHLARQAGKPYDADGALAGEGTVKDDLLAALEALPFYRQPPPRSLGREWFEAEMRPLIDEPGIPLRDRLRTVSEHVARRIAAELDRHAVRRVLITGGGAHNTHLLERVGDQCKAELRVPEALLVDFKEAYLFALLGLLRWRGEVNALASVTGAARDSAGGAVYLP; this is encoded by the coding sequence ATGGTGGGCGATGCCGGTCGGCCGGCCCGGGTGATCGGCGTGATGTCCGGCAGTTCGTTGGACGGCCTTGACCTGGCCCTGTGCAGCTTCGAGCGGAGCGACGACGGATGGCATGGCCGCATCGAGCAGGCCCGTACCGTACCCTTCCCCCCCGCCCTGCTCGCACGGTTGCGTGGGGCGATGGACGCCACCGCCCTGGAGGCCGCCCGCCTGCACCGCGACCTGGGCGACCACATCGGCGAGGCCTGCCGTTCGCTGGCGGCCGGAGGCCCGGTGGACCTTGTATGCTCCCACGGCCACACGTTGTTCCACCGTCCGGAGGAGGGCCTCACCGCCGCCTTGGGCTGCGGCGCGCGGATCGCCGTGCGATCGGGCATGGCCACGGTGTGCGACCTGCGCACCACCGATGTGGCGCTGGGTGGCCAGGGTGCACCGCTGGTGCCGTTGGCGGAACGGCTGCTCTTCCCCGGTCAGGAGGCCTTCCTGAACCTGGGCGGCATCGCCAACCTGGCCGTGCACCGTGCCGGCACCACCGGCTACGACATCGGGCCCTGCAATCAGGCCTTGGACCACCTGGCCCGGCAGGCCGGCAAGCCATACGACGCGGACGGTGCCCTGGCCGGGGAGGGCACGGTGAAGGACGACCTGCTCGCCGCCCTGGAGGCCCTGCCCTTCTACCGTCAGCCACCGCCGCGCTCGCTGGGTCGCGAGTGGTTCGAGGCGGAGATGCGGCCGCTGATCGACGAGCCCGGGATCCCGCTCCGCGACCGCCTGCGCACGGTGAGCGAGCATGTGGCCCGCCGCATCGCTGCGGAGCTGGACCGCCACGCGGTGCGCAGGGTGTTGATCACCGGCGGTGGAGCGCACAACACGCACCTGCTCGAGCGGGTGGGCGACCAGTGTAAAGCGGAGCTGCGGGTGCCCGAGGCCCTGCTGGTGGACTTCAAGGAGGCCTACCTGTTCGCCCTGCTGGGCCTGCTGCGCTGGCGGGGCGAGGTGAACGCGCTGGCCTCTGTGACCGGTGCGGCGCGGGACAGCGCGGGTGGTGCGGTGTACCTGCCCTGA
- a CDS encoding amino acid dehydrogenase, whose translation MKETLRQFEQRAPEIVFEWNDAPTGARGWVVINSLRGGAAGGGTRMRKGLDRREVESLAKTMEVKFTVSGPAIGGAKSGIDFDPADPRKPQVLERWYRAVMPLLKSYYGTGGDLNVDELHEVIPITERFGLAHPQEGVVNGTNPGDTGRKVRVIGQLRTGVSKVVEDPAFTPEVGRYAVADMITGWGVAESVRHFYGIYGGDLQGKRVVVQGWGNVASAAAYYLSRDGARIVGIIDRNGGLVEPEGLSPARVRELFLRKDGNALRNDGLLTHAEADARIWSCGAEVFLPCAASRLVTRAQVDALCDAGLEVIASGANVPFADPEIFYGPIAEHADERVSVIPDFIANCGMARVFAYCMMDGAQLTDQAIFGDVSERIAEALQRTHAHHPGRTHLTRTAFAIALEQLT comes from the coding sequence ATGAAGGAGACCCTGCGGCAGTTCGAGCAACGCGCGCCCGAGATCGTGTTCGAGTGGAACGATGCGCCCACCGGTGCGCGGGGCTGGGTGGTGATCAACAGCCTGCGGGGCGGCGCAGCAGGCGGTGGCACGCGCATGCGCAAGGGGCTCGACCGCCGCGAGGTGGAGAGCCTGGCCAAGACCATGGAGGTGAAGTTCACCGTGAGCGGTCCGGCCATCGGCGGGGCCAAGAGCGGTATCGACTTCGACCCGGCCGACCCGCGCAAGCCACAAGTGCTGGAGCGCTGGTATCGCGCCGTGATGCCCTTGCTGAAGAGCTACTACGGCACCGGCGGCGACCTCAACGTGGACGAGCTGCACGAGGTGATCCCCATCACCGAGCGCTTCGGCCTGGCGCATCCGCAGGAGGGCGTGGTGAACGGCACCAACCCGGGCGATACCGGCCGCAAGGTGCGGGTGATCGGCCAGCTGCGCACGGGCGTCAGCAAGGTGGTGGAGGACCCGGCGTTCACCCCGGAGGTGGGGCGTTATGCCGTGGCGGACATGATCACCGGCTGGGGCGTGGCCGAGAGCGTGCGCCACTTCTACGGCATCTACGGCGGCGACCTTCAGGGCAAGCGGGTGGTGGTGCAGGGCTGGGGCAATGTGGCCTCGGCCGCAGCCTACTACCTGAGCCGCGACGGCGCGCGCATCGTGGGCATCATCGACCGCAACGGCGGTCTGGTGGAGCCCGAAGGCCTGAGCCCGGCCCGCGTGCGCGAGCTCTTCCTGCGGAAGGACGGCAACGCCCTGCGCAACGACGGGCTGCTCACCCACGCCGAGGCCGACGCCCGCATCTGGTCCTGCGGCGCGGAGGTCTTCCTGCCGTGCGCCGCAAGCCGGCTGGTGACGCGCGCGCAGGTGGACGCCCTGTGTGACGCAGGCCTGGAGGTGATCGCCAGCGGAGCCAACGTGCCCTTCGCCGACCCCGAGATCTTCTACGGCCCCATCGCCGAGCATGCCGACGAACGGGTGAGCGTGATCCCCGACTTCATCGCCAACTGTGGCATGGCACGGGTGTTCGCCTACTGCATGATGGACGGCGCGCAGCTCACCGACCAGGCCATCTTCGGCGACGTCAGCGAACGCATCGCCGAAGCCTTGCAGCGCACCCACGCCCATCATCCCGGCCGCACGCACCTCACCCGCACGGCCTTCGCCATCGCCCTCGAACAGCTCACCTGA
- a CDS encoding MotA/TolQ/ExbB proton channel family protein, with protein sequence MPIEFFAQIQDATDAARQVLEQTATTPVAPQETTLSVWELIVNGGWYIMGPLALMSLAAFYIIIERSLAIRRALRDEKDFMAKIRDYIHEGKIDSARNLCQTTNTPVARMLEKGINRIGKPMKDIEVSIENQGKLEVYQLESGLPILATVSGAAPMLGFLGTVVGMVVTFHTMEVSGAGVELSQLSGGMMQAMITTVAGLVIGIPAYIGYNLLVARVNKVVQKMESRTIEFMEVLESPAK encoded by the coding sequence ATGCCGATCGAGTTCTTCGCCCAGATCCAGGACGCCACCGACGCGGCCCGCCAGGTGCTGGAGCAGACCGCCACCACGCCCGTGGCGCCCCAGGAGACCACCTTGTCCGTATGGGAACTGATCGTCAACGGCGGCTGGTACATCATGGGGCCGCTGGCCCTGATGTCGCTCGCGGCCTTCTACATCATCATCGAGCGCAGCCTGGCCATCAGGCGGGCGCTGCGCGATGAGAAGGACTTCATGGCCAAGATCCGCGACTACATCCACGAAGGCAAGATCGACAGCGCGCGCAACCTGTGCCAGACCACCAACACGCCCGTGGCGCGCATGCTGGAGAAGGGCATCAACCGCATCGGCAAGCCGATGAAGGACATCGAGGTGAGCATCGAGAACCAGGGCAAGCTGGAGGTCTATCAGCTCGAGAGCGGCCTGCCCATCCTGGCCACCGTGTCCGGTGCGGCACCGATGCTGGGCTTCCTGGGCACCGTGGTGGGCATGGTCGTCACCTTCCACACCATGGAAGTGAGCGGCGCCGGCGTGGAGCTGAGCCAGCTGAGCGGCGGCATGATGCAGGCCATGATCACCACGGTGGCCGGCCTGGTGATCGGCATCCCGGCGTACATCGGTTACAACCTCCTCGTGGCCCGCGTGAACAAGGTGGTGCAGAAGATGGAATCGCGCACCATCGAGTTCATGGAGGTGCTCGAATCACCGGCCAAGTAA
- a CDS encoding biopolymer transporter ExbD — protein sequence MALRSSNKIDAGFSLSSMTDLVFLLLIFFVIISTMVSPTTLPVDLPISANKTKEKPQVGVRIDADQHFSVNNELIDPLDLEGVLKDRMAAVQGEKNLVIHVDQSVPAGVTVGVMEIAKRNQWKVILATRPK from the coding sequence GTGGCGCTCCGCTCCAGCAACAAGATCGACGCAGGCTTCAGCCTGAGCAGCATGACCGACCTGGTCTTCCTGCTGCTCATCTTCTTCGTGATCATCAGCACCATGGTGAGCCCCACCACCCTGCCGGTGGACCTGCCCATCAGCGCCAATAAGACCAAGGAGAAGCCCCAGGTGGGCGTGCGCATCGATGCCGACCAGCACTTCAGCGTCAACAACGAGCTCATCGATCCGCTCGACCTGGAAGGTGTACTGAAGGACCGGATGGCGGCCGTGCAGGGCGAGAAGAACCTGGTGATCCACGTGGACCAGAGCGTGCCGGCGGGCGTCACCGTGGGGGTGATGGAGATCGCCAAGCGCAACCAGTGGAAGGTGATCCTGGCCACGCGGCCCAAGTGA
- a CDS encoding biopolymer transporter ExbD, with amino-acid sequence MAIRSTHKIDAGFSLSSMTDLVFLLLIFFVIVSTMVSPFALPVDLPKGRTKPSKDQPKVALRLESADKALLNGQPVDPAGLEPALIAEMARHTAQDAIVLRVAQEVPTGVMVNVLDIAKRNKWRIVLAGAPTPAAPSETPAAPGTP; translated from the coding sequence ATGGCCATCCGCAGCACGCATAAGATCGACGCGGGCTTCAGCCTCAGCAGCATGACCGACCTGGTCTTCCTGCTGCTCATCTTCTTCGTGATCGTGAGCACGATGGTGAGCCCCTTCGCCCTGCCGGTGGATCTGCCCAAGGGTCGGACCAAGCCCTCGAAGGATCAGCCCAAGGTGGCCCTGCGCCTGGAGAGCGCGGACAAGGCCCTGCTGAACGGACAACCTGTGGACCCGGCCGGGCTGGAGCCCGCACTGATCGCCGAGATGGCCCGCCACACGGCCCAGGACGCCATCGTGCTGCGCGTGGCCCAGGAGGTCCCCACCGGTGTGATGGTGAACGTGCTCGACATCGCCAAGCGCAACAAGTGGCGCATCGTGCTCGCTGGAGCACCCACCCCGGCCGCACCATCGGAAACACCGGCCGCACCCGGCACGCCATGA
- a CDS encoding bifunctional folylpolyglutamate synthase/dihydrofolate synthase, whose product MTYPETLAYLQARLPMFHRVGKAAYKADLGTTEALMEALGHPERGLRCVHVAGTNGKGSTSHMLASILQHAGLRTGLTTSPHLTDFRERVRVNGAMIPQEDVVRFVADHRTIFEPLAPSFFEWSIALAFDHFRQEQVDIAVVETGLGGRLDSTNVITPEVAVITTIGWDHADLLGGTLEAIATEKAGIMKSGIPVVIGEAEGPIDALLRAQAGAVGAPLIRVDHQRPLPIRPDLAGPHQERNARTVLTVVDLLRERGWPISGEAVTHGLSSVVTTTGLRGRWQVLRRDPLVVADVAHNADGLAVVRSMLDRTPHRGLHVVLGMVNDKDLGPALRQLPPGARYHFCKADIPRGLDAAVLAEAAAGFGLHGQVHASVRHAFEAAHAAAAPDDLVLVTGSVFVVAEVL is encoded by the coding sequence ATGACCTACCCCGAGACCCTGGCCTACCTGCAGGCCCGCCTGCCCATGTTCCACCGCGTGGGCAAGGCCGCCTACAAGGCCGACCTGGGCACCACCGAAGCGCTCATGGAAGCCCTGGGCCATCCGGAGCGCGGGCTGCGCTGCGTGCATGTGGCCGGCACCAATGGCAAGGGCAGCACCAGCCACATGCTGGCGAGCATCCTGCAGCACGCCGGCCTGCGCACCGGGCTCACCACCAGCCCGCACCTCACCGACTTCCGCGAGCGGGTGCGCGTCAACGGTGCCATGATCCCGCAGGAGGATGTGGTCCGCTTCGTGGCGGATCATCGCACGATCTTCGAACCGCTCGCGCCAAGCTTCTTCGAGTGGAGCATCGCGCTGGCGTTCGACCACTTCCGCCAGGAGCAGGTGGACATCGCCGTGGTGGAGACCGGCCTGGGCGGCCGATTGGACAGCACCAACGTGATCACCCCCGAGGTGGCCGTGATCACCACCATCGGCTGGGACCACGCGGACCTGCTGGGCGGCACGCTGGAGGCGATCGCCACAGAGAAGGCAGGGATCATGAAGTCCGGCATCCCCGTGGTGATCGGTGAGGCCGAAGGGCCCATCGACGCGCTGCTCCGCGCACAGGCCGGTGCGGTGGGTGCCCCCCTCATCCGCGTGGACCATCAACGGCCCCTGCCGATCCGCCCCGACCTCGCAGGCCCGCACCAGGAGCGCAATGCCCGCACCGTGCTCACGGTGGTGGACCTGTTGCGCGAACGCGGCTGGCCCATCTCCGGGGAGGCCGTGACGCACGGGCTCTCCTCCGTGGTGACCACCACTGGCCTGCGGGGCCGTTGGCAGGTGCTCAGGCGGGACCCTTTGGTGGTGGCGGACGTGGCGCACAATGCCGACGGGCTGGCCGTGGTGCGCAGCATGCTCGACCGGACCCCGCACCGGGGTCTGCACGTGGTGCTGGGCATGGTGAACGACAAGGACCTCGGTCCGGCGTTACGGCAGCTCCCCCCTGGCGCGCGCTACCACTTCTGCAAGGCCGACATCCCCCGCGGGCTGGACGCGGCCGTGCTGGCGGAGGCGGCCGCAGGGTTCGGTCTCCACGGCCAGGTCCATGCCTCGGTGCGCCATGCCTTCGAGGCCGCCCATGCGGCCGCCGCACCGGACGACCTGGTCCTGGTCACCGGCAGTGTATTCGTGGTGGCCGAGGTGTTGTGA
- a CDS encoding RNA polymerase sigma factor: MSTLEFQQHLVGLRQQLYYFALSLTKDRDDALDLLQESTLRALTFQEKFKENTNLKAWLYTIMKNTFINDHRRQKRTRVLMDSVERERTTVRRVQTPATAESRMVRSELDRSLEQLDSTFREPFVMHHEGYKYHEIADHLGIPVGTVKSRIHQARQRLMRMLTDKPLAA; encoded by the coding sequence ATGTCCACCCTAGAGTTCCAGCAGCATTTGGTCGGTCTCCGACAGCAACTGTATTACTTCGCATTGAGCCTGACGAAGGACCGCGACGACGCCCTTGACCTCCTGCAGGAGAGCACGCTGCGCGCGCTCACGTTCCAGGAGAAGTTCAAGGAGAACACCAACCTGAAGGCATGGTTATACACCATCATGAAGAACACCTTCATCAATGACCATCGCCGCCAGAAACGCACGCGCGTGCTGATGGACAGCGTGGAACGGGAGCGGACGACGGTGCGCCGGGTGCAGACCCCGGCGACGGCGGAGAGCCGCATGGTGCGTTCGGAACTGGACCGCAGCCTGGAGCAGTTGGACTCCACCTTCCGCGAGCCGTTCGTGATGCATCATGAAGGCTACAAATACCATGAGATCGCGGACCACCTGGGCATTCCGGTGGGCACTGTGAAGAGCCGGATCCACCAGGCCCGTCAGCGCTTGATGCGCATGCTCACTGACAAACCACTGGCCGCTTGA
- the crtI gene encoding phytoene desaturase produces the protein MSRSALVIGAGFAGISAAAALAKRGFDVTVVEKNATPGGRARVLRENGYVFDMGPSWYWMPDVFEQWFAQFGHQVSDQYDLVRLDPSYQVIFGDDDAWSVPADGSALRAFFEQVEPGAGAQLERFLSEAGVKYELGMRELVHRPSLSWGEYAHPRLITGILRSAVFRSLRAHVADHFRDPRLRKLMEFPVLFLGATPARTPALYSLMNYADMALGTWYPMGGMGRIVEGMVRVAEAQGVRFLYDHPVDRILVENGRTVGVRTRAGELKADVVVAGADYHHVDQHLLPAEARTYSPAYWNKRVMAPSSLLFYLGFDTRLKKVLHHNLFFDEDLDRHAQEIYDAPQWPSRPLMYVSAPSVTDPGIAPQGHENVFALIPIAPGLPDEPEVRQRYLDLVLDRLSRHTGQDLRRHLVHRRSYCINDFEQDYNAFKGNAYGLANTLRQTAVLKPRMKSRKVAGLYFTGQLTVPGPGVPPALISGQVVAGLVDKDLQRMPA, from the coding sequence TTGAGCCGTTCCGCCCTCGTCATCGGTGCCGGATTCGCCGGCATCTCCGCGGCCGCTGCGCTGGCCAAGCGCGGCTTCGATGTCACGGTGGTGGAGAAGAACGCCACACCGGGCGGCCGGGCGAGGGTGCTGAGGGAGAACGGCTACGTGTTCGACATGGGCCCCAGCTGGTACTGGATGCCCGATGTGTTCGAGCAATGGTTCGCCCAGTTCGGCCATCAGGTGAGCGACCAGTACGACTTGGTGAGGCTCGACCCCTCCTATCAGGTCATCTTTGGTGACGATGATGCCTGGTCGGTCCCCGCCGACGGCAGCGCCCTGCGGGCCTTTTTCGAGCAGGTGGAGCCGGGCGCCGGGGCACAGCTGGAGCGCTTCCTGAGCGAGGCCGGCGTGAAGTACGAGCTCGGCATGCGCGAACTGGTGCATCGACCGAGCCTGAGCTGGGGTGAGTACGCCCATCCCAGGCTCATCACTGGCATCCTGCGGAGCGCGGTGTTCCGCTCGCTGCGGGCCCATGTGGCGGACCACTTCAGAGACCCACGCCTGAGGAAGCTCATGGAGTTCCCGGTGCTCTTCCTGGGCGCCACCCCGGCCCGCACCCCGGCTCTGTACAGCCTGATGAACTACGCCGACATGGCGCTGGGCACCTGGTACCCGATGGGTGGCATGGGCCGCATCGTTGAAGGCATGGTGCGCGTGGCAGAAGCACAGGGTGTACGATTCCTCTATGACCATCCTGTGGACCGCATCCTGGTGGAGAACGGACGCACCGTGGGCGTGCGCACCAGGGCCGGCGAGCTGAAGGCCGACGTGGTGGTGGCCGGAGCCGACTATCACCACGTGGACCAGCACCTGCTCCCCGCCGAGGCGCGGACCTATTCGCCGGCCTACTGGAACAAACGGGTGATGGCCCCCTCCTCGCTGCTCTTCTACCTGGGCTTCGACACCCGGCTGAAAAAGGTCCTGCACCATAATCTGTTCTTCGACGAGGACCTGGACCGGCACGCGCAGGAGATCTACGATGCGCCTCAGTGGCCGAGCCGGCCGCTGATGTACGTGTCCGCCCCGTCGGTCACGGATCCCGGCATCGCACCACAGGGCCACGAGAATGTCTTCGCCCTCATCCCCATCGCACCCGGCCTGCCCGACGAGCCGGAGGTCCGCCAACGGTACCTGGACCTGGTGCTTGACCGGTTGAGCCGCCATACCGGTCAGGACCTTCGGCGTCATCTGGTGCACCGGCGCAGCTATTGCATCAATGACTTCGAGCAGGACTACAACGCGTTCAAGGGGAACGCTTACGGACTGGCGAACACCTTGCGACAGACCGCTGTTCTGAAGCCCAGGATGAAGAGCCGCAAGGTGGCCGGTCTTTACTTTACCGGGCAGCTCACGGTGCCAGGTCCCGGCGTGCCGCCAGCCCTCATCAGCGGGCAGGTGGTGGCCGGTCTGGTGGACAAGGACCTTCAACGCATGCCCGCATGA